A single bacterium HR11 DNA region contains:
- the steT_2 gene encoding Serine/threonine exchanger SteT produces MSVPAHGREGAIVAPRPTLSVVDAVALIVGIVIGAGIFRAPSAVATHVSSPGVFLLLWGLGGLVSLVGALCYAELATTYPHAGGDYHYLGRAFGPGLAFLFGWARMTVIQTGSIASLAYVFGDYMASVVPLGPKASALYAALAVLGLTLINVWGIQPGKWVQNLLTAAKLGGLLAIAWAGFVLFGRAPDAPADAPPSAGSWGLALVFVLYTYGGWNEAAYISAELRDVRRSMVRALVGGVGLITAVYVFTNMAYLWGLGLTGIRASEVMAADLLRRGLGPPGAVLVSLLIAVAALGGVNGTVLTGARTNYALGRDFPAFALLGRWHARAETPVAALWVQGAIALFLVLFGAWTRRGFETMVTYTAPVFWFFFFLTGVALFVLRYREPDVPRPFRVPLYPVTPLVFCIVCLYMLYASLAYAGRGALAGSAVLLAGIPVWVLARRRDGAARGS; encoded by the coding sequence ATGTCCGTCCCGGCGCATGGTCGTGAGGGGGCGATCGTCGCCCCGCGACCGACTCTGTCCGTCGTCGACGCCGTCGCCCTGATCGTGGGCATCGTCATCGGGGCCGGCATCTTTCGGGCGCCCTCGGCCGTCGCCACCCACGTGTCGAGTCCTGGCGTCTTTCTCCTCCTCTGGGGCCTGGGCGGCCTCGTCTCGCTGGTCGGGGCCCTCTGCTATGCAGAACTGGCGACGACGTACCCCCACGCCGGCGGGGATTACCATTACCTGGGGCGAGCCTTCGGGCCCGGCTTGGCCTTCCTCTTCGGCTGGGCCCGCATGACGGTCATCCAGACGGGCTCGATCGCTTCGTTGGCCTATGTGTTTGGGGATTACATGGCCTCGGTGGTGCCCCTGGGACCGAAGGCTTCGGCCCTGTATGCCGCCCTGGCCGTCTTGGGCCTGACCCTCATCAACGTGTGGGGGATTCAGCCCGGGAAATGGGTCCAGAACCTCCTGACGGCGGCCAAACTCGGCGGCCTGCTGGCGATCGCTTGGGCCGGCTTCGTCCTCTTCGGACGGGCGCCGGACGCCCCGGCCGATGCCCCTCCGTCGGCCGGCTCTTGGGGCCTGGCCTTGGTCTTCGTCCTGTACACGTACGGCGGATGGAATGAAGCGGCTTACATATCGGCCGAACTCCGGGACGTCCGTCGGAGCATGGTCCGGGCCCTGGTCGGCGGGGTCGGTCTGATCACGGCCGTATACGTCTTCACGAACATGGCCTACCTCTGGGGCCTGGGCTTGACGGGCATTCGGGCCTCGGAGGTCATGGCCGCCGACTTGCTCCGACGAGGCCTGGGGCCGCCCGGGGCGGTGCTCGTCAGCCTCCTCATCGCCGTCGCCGCCCTGGGCGGCGTCAACGGCACGGTCCTCACGGGAGCCCGGACGAATTACGCCTTGGGCCGGGATTTTCCCGCCTTCGCCCTCCTGGGCCGATGGCACGCTCGGGCCGAGACGCCCGTGGCCGCCCTCTGGGTCCAAGGCGCCATCGCCCTCTTCTTGGTCTTGTTTGGAGCCTGGACTCGGCGAGGGTTCGAGACGATGGTCACCTACACGGCCCCTGTCTTCTGGTTTTTCTTTTTCCTGACCGGCGTGGCCCTCTTCGTCTTGCGGTATCGGGAGCCGGACGTCCCCCGTCCGTTTCGGGTCCCCCTCTATCCGGTCACGCCCTTGGTCTTCTGCATCGTTTGCCTTTATATGCTTTATGCGAGTCTGGCCTATGCGGGTCGCGGGGCC